The proteins below are encoded in one region of Methylophilales bacterium:
- a CDS encoding MFS transporter yields the protein MVQKDRMSPNEIKASSILASIYALRMLGIFLILPIFSIYAAELPSQPSIFQIGLALGIYGLTQAIFQIPFGMVSDVVGRKKVIYFGLALFIVGSLCAGLTNDIELIIVGRAIQGAGAISAVLSALLADLTSDESRTKAMGIVGVSIGLTFALSLVLSPLINELIGVSGIFILMGVLSIIAILVIKFFITEASDKKKTSYNLNDFLFILKRWDLNRLNLGIFVLHATQIALFITIPYYLITKGGLPLEEHWSIYLPILFLSFVFMVPMIIFSQRWKLSKQTFLFSIILLFLSQFLFINYSNEILNISLALLIYFIGFNFLEASLPSLVSRIAPIDRKGFSLGVYNTCQSLGMFFGGILGGFAAKNFGYVGVFYFCGIIISIWFIFSLSIKMPELKKGLKNT from the coding sequence ATGGTTCAGAAAGACAGAATGTCCCCCAATGAAATAAAAGCAAGCTCAATTTTAGCCTCTATCTATGCATTAAGAATGCTGGGTATTTTTTTAATATTACCTATTTTTTCTATTTATGCTGCAGAACTCCCAAGTCAACCATCGATCTTTCAGATAGGTTTAGCACTTGGAATTTATGGGCTTACTCAGGCAATATTTCAAATTCCTTTTGGGATGGTATCTGATGTTGTGGGGCGTAAAAAGGTCATTTATTTTGGCTTAGCACTATTCATTGTAGGCTCATTATGTGCTGGACTAACTAATGACATTGAATTAATAATTGTAGGGCGGGCTATTCAGGGTGCTGGCGCAATTTCAGCAGTTTTAAGTGCATTGTTAGCAGACTTAACCTCTGATGAAAGCCGAACAAAAGCAATGGGTATTGTGGGGGTATCCATCGGCCTAACCTTTGCTTTATCGCTCGTGCTAAGTCCCCTGATTAATGAATTAATAGGGGTATCAGGCATTTTTATTTTAATGGGAGTTTTGTCTATTATTGCCATACTTGTCATTAAATTTTTTATAACTGAAGCTTCCGATAAAAAGAAAACCTCATACAACTTAAATGATTTTTTATTTATTCTAAAAAGATGGGACTTAAATCGACTTAACCTAGGTATATTTGTTTTGCACGCAACTCAGATTGCCTTGTTTATTACAATTCCTTATTACTTAATAACAAAAGGTGGCTTGCCACTAGAAGAGCATTGGAGCATCTACCTCCCCATATTATTTTTATCATTTGTCTTTATGGTGCCTATGATTATTTTTTCACAAAGGTGGAAGCTGTCCAAACAAACATTTTTATTCTCAATCATTCTTTTATTTTTATCTCAATTTTTATTCATTAATTATTCTAATGAAATACTTAATATAAGCTTGGCCTTATTGATTTACTTTATAGGCTTTAACTTTTTAGAGGCTTCACTTCCTAGCTTGGTGAGTAGAATTGCACCGATTGATAGAAAAGGATTTTCTTTAGGGGTGTATAATACATGTCAATCATTAGGAATGTTTTTTGGAGGCATTCTTGGAGGTTTCGCAGCTAAGAATTTTGGTTATGTAGGTGTTTTTTATTTTTGTGGAATTATAATATCGATTTGGTTTATTTTTTCTCTATCAATAAAAATGCCTGAATTAAAAAAGGGTTTAAAAAATACTTAA
- the ssb gene encoding single-stranded DNA-binding protein, which produces MSVNKVILVGRLGQDPDVRYMPNETAVCNFSLATSSSYKDKTGEKVDQTEWHRIVMFGKVAEIAKEYLKKGSQIFVEGRLQTRKWQTKDGQDRYTTEVVAATMQMLGSKDNASGGSDSSGNFEQQKSQSSNESTKAPSPAVESFDQLEDDIPF; this is translated from the coding sequence ATGTCAGTCAATAAGGTAATTTTAGTTGGAAGATTGGGGCAGGATCCTGATGTTCGTTATATGCCGAACGAAACTGCAGTATGTAACTTTAGTTTAGCTACGAGTAGTTCATATAAAGATAAAACAGGAGAAAAAGTTGATCAAACTGAGTGGCATAGAATTGTTATGTTTGGCAAAGTAGCGGAAATCGCTAAAGAATATCTTAAAAAAGGAAGTCAAATATTTGTTGAGGGCAGACTCCAAACAAGAAAATGGCAAACAAAAGATGGCCAGGATAGATATACCACGGAGGTCGTTGCTGCGACGATGCAAATGCTTGGTTCTAAAGATAATGCTTCAGGTGGAAGTGACTCATCAGGTAATTTTGAGCAACAAAAAAGTCAATCATCTAATGAGTCTACTAAAGCGCCATCTCCTGCAGTTGAATCCTTTGATCAATTGGAAGACGATATTCCATTTTAA
- a CDS encoding zinc ribbon domain-containing protein, whose product MPIYEFICENCNYKEDLIRKISEPTIISCPKCNGQNFIKQVSAPNFKLKGSGWYETDFKNKNNAKDSKKNDATKKSITKKTEKPNV is encoded by the coding sequence ATGCCAATTTATGAATTCATATGTGAAAACTGTAATTACAAGGAAGATCTAATTAGAAAAATTAGTGAGCCAACAATAATTTCATGCCCTAAATGTAATGGTCAAAATTTTATTAAGCAAGTTTCAGCTCCAAATTTTAAGCTAAAAGGTTCGGGCTGGTATGAAACAGATTTTAAGAATAAAAATAATGCAAAAGATTCAAAAAAAAATGATGCGACAAAAAAATCAATAACAAAGAAAACCGAGAAGCCAAATGTTTAA
- a CDS encoding DUF502 domain-containing protein has translation MFKKNILTGLLVLIPIVLTLWVLVTLTQFLDQVLLFLPKEFQPDIFFGGAIPGYGVIVTLVVVFLTGLIANNFFGKKIISVYEYVLNKVPVISSIYKGIKQVSDTLLSNSGQAFSKAVLIEFPNAGTYTFAFVTGVPNDQIAKYLKGKFVNVYVPTTPNPTSGYTLIVPTKKIIEIDLSVDQVLKYVISMGVSTTDKEFIKNNKKKRK, from the coding sequence ATGTTTAAAAAAAATATACTCACGGGTCTTTTAGTTTTAATTCCTATTGTTTTAACTTTATGGGTACTTGTTACGCTCACCCAGTTTTTAGATCAAGTATTATTATTCTTGCCTAAAGAATTTCAGCCTGATATATTTTTTGGAGGGGCGATTCCAGGGTATGGTGTTATCGTAACGCTGGTTGTTGTTTTTCTTACGGGCTTAATTGCTAATAATTTTTTTGGTAAAAAGATTATTTCTGTATATGAGTATGTCCTAAATAAGGTACCAGTAATAAGTTCTATATATAAGGGTATTAAGCAAGTATCAGATACACTTTTATCCAACTCTGGGCAAGCATTCTCTAAAGCAGTTTTAATTGAATTTCCAAATGCAGGCACATATACATTTGCCTTTGTGACGGGTGTCCCAAATGATCAAATTGCTAAATATTTGAAAGGAAAGTTCGTTAATGTTTATGTGCCAACGACACCAAACCCAACTTCTGGATATACATTGATCGTGCCTACAAAAAAAATTATCGAGATTGATCTTAGTGTCGATCAGGTTTTAAAGTATGTCATCTCTATGGGCGTTTCAACAACAGATAAAGAGTTTATTAAAAATAATAAAAAGAAAAGAAAGTAG
- the aspS gene encoding aspartate--tRNA ligase → MRTNFCGELNKSHVDTEVTLCGWAHRRRDHGGVIFIDLRDKKGLAQIVIDPDTPEAFKAGESVRNEFVLQVTCKVRLRPEGTVNKNLPSGEVEMLASEVTILNPSLTPPFMLDDETISESVRLESRFIDLRRDVMQKNLRLRYDISKNFRTYLDKNDFMEIETPILTRSTPEGARDYLVPSRVHQGEFFALPQSPQLFKQMLMISGFDRYFQIAKCFRDEDLRADRQPEFTQLDIELSFSNEKEIMQINEGMIRQMFLDTMDIKLPKTFPQLTYADAMNKYGSDKPDLRVTLELVDLTEELKKVEFKVFSSAANMTNGRVAALKIPGGSELSRSEIDAYTEFVKIYGAKGLAYIKVNDVSQLDENGLQSPIVKNINPYVLKAIMDKTKASNGDLIFFGADKEKVVNEALGALREKIGHDKGLVNDLFWAPLWIVDFPMFDFDEENKRWNALHHPFTAPKDGHEDLLDSDPGKCLSKAYDMVINGSEVGGGSIRIHKSDVQSKVFKALNISKDEAQEKFGFLLEALQYGAPPHGGIAFGVDRIVTLLAGADSIRDVIAFPKTQKAQCLLTNAPNEVDDKQLRELHIKKRLTASQKND, encoded by the coding sequence ATGAGAACAAATTTTTGTGGTGAATTAAATAAATCCCATGTGGATACCGAAGTAACTTTATGTGGCTGGGCACATCGTCGAAGAGATCATGGCGGTGTTATATTTATTGACTTAAGAGACAAGAAGGGGCTAGCTCAGATTGTGATAGACCCTGATACACCGGAAGCTTTTAAAGCTGGTGAATCCGTTCGTAACGAATTTGTTTTACAAGTTACTTGTAAGGTAAGGCTTAGGCCTGAAGGCACTGTTAATAAAAACCTGCCCTCAGGGGAAGTTGAAATGCTAGCGTCGGAAGTTACAATCCTTAATCCTTCCCTAACGCCACCTTTTATGCTTGATGATGAAACAATTTCGGAGTCAGTTAGGTTAGAAAGCCGTTTTATTGATCTTAGAAGAGATGTGATGCAAAAGAATCTTCGCCTGAGATACGATATTTCTAAAAATTTTAGAACTTATCTTGATAAAAATGATTTTATGGAGATCGAAACGCCAATTTTAACAAGGAGTACCCCAGAGGGAGCTAGAGATTATTTAGTGCCTTCAAGAGTCCACCAAGGTGAATTTTTTGCATTGCCTCAATCCCCTCAGTTATTTAAGCAAATGTTAATGATTTCTGGGTTTGATAGATATTTTCAAATTGCTAAATGCTTTCGCGATGAAGATTTAAGAGCCGATAGACAGCCAGAATTTACTCAATTAGATATTGAGCTTTCTTTTTCGAATGAAAAAGAAATAATGCAGATTAATGAAGGCATGATTCGACAAATGTTTTTAGACACCATGGATATAAAGCTTCCAAAAACTTTCCCTCAGCTAACTTATGCTGATGCAATGAATAAGTATGGCTCCGATAAGCCTGATCTACGAGTCACCCTTGAGCTTGTCGACTTAACTGAAGAGCTTAAGAAGGTTGAGTTTAAAGTATTTTCCTCAGCAGCAAATATGACAAATGGTAGAGTGGCTGCCCTTAAAATACCGGGTGGATCTGAGCTTTCAAGATCTGAGATAGATGCATATACCGAATTCGTAAAGATTTATGGCGCTAAAGGTTTAGCCTATATAAAGGTAAATGATGTTTCACAACTTGATGAAAACGGTCTTCAGAGTCCAATTGTAAAAAATATTAATCCTTATGTATTAAAAGCAATCATGGATAAAACTAAAGCATCCAATGGAGATTTGATTTTCTTTGGCGCTGATAAAGAGAAGGTTGTTAATGAGGCATTAGGTGCGTTGAGAGAAAAAATTGGACATGACAAAGGCCTTGTAAATGATTTATTTTGGGCACCTTTATGGATAGTTGATTTCCCCATGTTTGATTTTGACGAAGAAAATAAAAGGTGGAATGCCCTGCACCACCCTTTCACTGCACCAAAAGATGGGCATGAGGATCTTCTTGATTCAGATCCAGGTAAATGCTTATCAAAAGCGTATGACATGGTTATCAATGGCTCTGAAGTTGGAGGCGGCTCCATACGTATCCATAAGAGCGATGTGCAATCTAAAGTATTTAAGGCTTTAAATATCTCTAAGGATGAAGCACAGGAAAAATTTGGTTTTTTATTAGAAGCACTTCAATATGGCGCACCCCCTCATGGTGGAATAGCTTTTGGAGTAGATAGAATAGTGACGCTTTTGGCAGGTGCTGATTCAATTAGAGATGTGATTGCTTTTCCAAAAACTCAAAAAGCACAGTGTTTGTTAACAAACGCACCAAATGAAGTAGATGACAAACAGTTAAGAGAGCTTCATATTAAAAAAAGGTTAACAGCTTCTCAAAAAAATGATTAA
- a CDS encoding diguanylate cyclase: MINGIDHYNLRSDEKMIETLKEFYINIVGLKLGYRPPFNSKGYWLYAKEKDVLHLSSSKDNIKNLINIDSTLDHVSFSANDKSFFMETLKKNNIVFKERHIPEINIDQLFFKDPAGNGIELIFKENS, encoded by the coding sequence ATGATTAACGGTATTGATCATTACAATCTTCGTTCAGATGAAAAGATGATTGAGACTCTCAAAGAATTCTATATTAATATCGTAGGATTAAAGCTTGGCTATCGACCCCCTTTTAATAGTAAAGGTTATTGGCTTTATGCAAAAGAAAAGGATGTTCTTCATCTCAGTTCATCAAAAGATAATATAAAAAACTTAATCAATATCGATTCAACACTAGATCATGTTTCATTTTCTGCTAATGACAAAAGTTTTTTTATGGAAACTCTTAAAAAAAATAATATTGTTTTTAAAGAGAGGCACATCCCTGAAATTAATATTGATCAGTTATTTTTTAAAGATCCTGCTGGTAACGGGATTGAATTAATTTTTAAAGAAAATAGCTAA
- a CDS encoding tetratricopeptide repeat protein yields MVYKNKHKVSKALKEALIFCQKGKFNEARVIYKKLIKIIPANDQMLANYGTLELQIGNTEYATELLDRSLIINPNQPNILNNLGNLYLENGDFKKSINYFDKAISLSPKSFNTFYNKGRAMTAINKIDEAINCYQQAISIEPKNKLAHFNLGFVFNISKDFEKAIDHYDAAIKIDENFTEAFFNRGVTYSNKSKHHKAIKDFNAAIKIEFNERFIFKRAREHEEIEDFSKALDDYSLIINSESSAENKGLAYCRRGDLQNQMNNHKSGMPDLEMAITIQPDNAVYYNNYANGLRTLNQNEEAIKFYKRAIELDCENYSAKLNLSYFEFASHNFSNAWRLYESRWNAQDQKTIPLSTEKPKLNSFDVKNKKILIWSEQGLGDHILYSTMLADALMSDNDFIVVIDSRLLDLYKASFKDFKNVVFLDAADNENLYDFHISMGDLGQFFRNSKQDFLDQKKPLLEADKKYTRILKDKINSKKKFICGLSWRSKNPTIGKSKSMRLTDLNSIFNLPNIEFVDLQYGDTKKEKKEFKGNFGFELVEMNDIDNFYDISKLAALINVCDFVITASNVTAHIAGALNKKTYLIVPYTDGRIWYWGIDEHKSLWYPSIQILRSDKLQDWEAPIKNLMDLLSQEINYE; encoded by the coding sequence ATGGTCTATAAAAATAAACATAAAGTTTCAAAGGCTTTGAAGGAAGCGCTTATTTTTTGCCAAAAAGGTAAATTTAATGAAGCTAGAGTAATATATAAAAAATTAATAAAAATAATCCCCGCAAACGACCAAATGCTTGCAAACTATGGCACTCTTGAGTTGCAAATAGGTAACACAGAGTATGCAACTGAGCTGCTAGATAGATCATTAATAATTAATCCAAACCAACCAAATATTCTTAATAATTTAGGTAACCTCTATTTAGAAAATGGAGACTTTAAAAAATCGATTAATTATTTTGATAAGGCCATAAGCCTAAGCCCTAAAAGCTTTAATACTTTTTACAATAAAGGAAGGGCGATGACTGCAATCAATAAAATAGATGAAGCTATTAATTGTTATCAACAAGCAATAAGTATTGAACCTAAAAATAAATTAGCACACTTTAATTTAGGTTTTGTTTTTAATATAAGCAAGGATTTTGAAAAAGCAATTGATCATTATGATGCTGCTATCAAAATAGATGAAAACTTTACCGAGGCCTTTTTTAATAGAGGTGTGACATATTCAAATAAAAGTAAACATCATAAAGCTATTAAGGATTTTAATGCTGCAATTAAAATTGAATTTAACGAAAGGTTTATTTTTAAAAGAGCAAGGGAGCATGAGGAGATAGAAGACTTTTCTAAGGCATTAGATGACTATTCTCTAATTATTAATTCTGAATCTTCAGCCGAAAATAAAGGTTTAGCATATTGTAGAAGGGGAGATTTGCAAAATCAAATGAATAATCATAAAAGCGGAATGCCTGATCTTGAGATGGCTATAACCATACAACCTGATAATGCAGTTTATTACAATAATTATGCGAATGGACTAAGAACATTAAATCAAAACGAAGAGGCGATAAAGTTTTATAAACGTGCAATTGAGCTTGATTGTGAAAATTATAGTGCTAAGTTAAATCTCTCATATTTTGAATTCGCTTCTCATAATTTTAGCAATGCATGGCGATTATATGAATCAAGATGGAATGCTCAAGATCAAAAAACAATACCACTATCCACCGAAAAACCTAAGTTAAATAGTTTTGATGTAAAAAATAAAAAGATTCTAATTTGGTCAGAGCAAGGTCTAGGAGATCATATTTTATATAGCACAATGCTAGCTGATGCTTTGATGAGTGATAATGATTTCATTGTTGTTATTGACTCAAGATTATTAGATTTATACAAAGCATCCTTTAAAGATTTTAAAAATGTAGTTTTTTTAGATGCTGCGGATAATGAGAACTTATATGATTTTCATATATCAATGGGGGATCTTGGCCAATTCTTTAGAAATTCAAAACAGGACTTTCTTGACCAAAAAAAACCATTATTGGAAGCAGATAAAAAATATACAAGGATATTAAAGGATAAAATTAATTCGAAGAAAAAATTTATTTGTGGTCTCTCATGGCGAAGCAAAAATCCAACTATTGGAAAAAGCAAAAGTATGAGATTAACCGATTTAAATTCAATTTTTAACTTACCTAATATTGAATTTGTTGATCTTCAGTATGGAGATACCAAAAAAGAAAAAAAAGAGTTTAAAGGTAATTTTGGATTTGAATTGGTTGAAATGAATGATATAGATAATTTTTATGATATTTCTAAACTAGCAGCATTAATTAATGTATGTGATTTTGTTATTACAGCAAGTAATGTTACGGCTCATATAGCCGGAGCATTAAATAAAAAAACTTACTTAATTGTTCCATATACAGATGGAAGGATTTGGTATTGGGGAATTGATGAGCATAAAAGCTTATGGTACCCGTCTATTCAGATACTAAGATCAGATAAGCTTCAAGATTGGGAAGCTCCCATAAAAAACTTGATGGATTTATTATCACAGGAGATTAATTATGAATGA
- a CDS encoding glycosyltransferase, which produces MNEVIKIVVGFDQRESVAYHTFVQSVIEKSSLPVSFIPLAINTLKGYEEKHEDRSNDFVYSRFLTPYLNDFKGWAIFADGDMICQADIKELWDLRDESKAVQVVKHNYKTKAKKKYLGNKNENYPKKNWSSLILWNCSHPKNKNLTPNLISSQSGTYLHRFSWLNEEDIGELNTEWNWLAIEYPKNNKAKIIHYTLGTPCFEDYKKTDFSEIWYEKYNKILEGLE; this is translated from the coding sequence ATGAATGAGGTTATTAAAATAGTCGTTGGTTTTGATCAGAGAGAGTCTGTGGCTTACCATACCTTTGTTCAAAGTGTTATAGAAAAATCCTCTCTACCTGTTTCTTTTATTCCATTGGCCATAAATACTTTAAAAGGATATGAGGAGAAGCATGAAGATAGGAGTAATGATTTTGTTTACTCAAGATTTTTAACTCCTTATTTAAATGATTTTAAAGGGTGGGCTATTTTTGCAGATGGAGATATGATTTGTCAGGCAGATATCAAAGAACTCTGGGATTTAAGAGATGAAAGTAAGGCAGTCCAAGTTGTTAAACATAATTATAAGACTAAGGCTAAAAAAAAATATTTAGGAAATAAAAATGAAAATTATCCGAAAAAAAACTGGTCAAGTTTAATTTTATGGAACTGCAGCCATCCTAAAAATAAAAATTTAACGCCGAACCTTATATCAAGTCAATCAGGTACATATTTACATCGATTTTCTTGGTTAAATGAAGAAGATATAGGTGAATTAAATACTGAATGGAACTGGCTTGCTATTGAATATCCCAAAAATAACAAGGCCAAAATTATTCACTATACCCTTGGGACCCCATGCTTTGAAGATTATAAAAAAACAGATTTTTCTGAAATCTGGTATGAAAAGTACAATAAAATTTTAGAAGGTTTAGAATAA
- a CDS encoding secondary thiamine-phosphate synthase enzyme YjbQ → MKSFKKELWFNAPERMHFTNITPEVNSCLVESGIQEGLVLVNAMHITASVFINDDESGLHHDYKKWLEELAPHEPLSHYRHNDTGEDNADAHIKRQVMGREVVVAITEGKLDFGPWEQIFYGEFDGRRKKRALVKIIGE, encoded by the coding sequence ATGAAAAGCTTTAAAAAAGAGCTGTGGTTTAATGCTCCTGAAAGAATGCACTTTACTAATATTACCCCAGAGGTAAATTCCTGTTTAGTTGAAAGTGGAATCCAAGAAGGGCTTGTACTAGTGAATGCAATGCATATTACGGCGAGTGTTTTTATTAACGATGATGAATCAGGCTTACATCATGACTATAAAAAATGGCTTGAGGAATTAGCACCTCATGAGCCCTTGAGTCATTATAGACATAATGATACTGGTGAAGATAATGCTGATGCACATATTAAAAGACAGGTAATGGGCAGAGAAGTGGTTGTTGCCATCACAGAAGGAAAGCTAGATTTTGGCCCATGGGAACAAATCTTCTATGGTGAATTTGACGGAAGACGAAAGAAGAGAGCGTTAGTTAAAATAATTGGTGAGTAA
- a CDS encoding CBS domain-containing protein — protein MKTLKQIIDTKNIKKLLTIAPTQTVIEALIVMAEYKIGALLVTEKDKMVGIISERDYAREIILHKKSSKETLVKDIMTKKVLSLQPSDSFEKGLEVMSEKKIRHIPVLKGNEIIGMVSQGDLVKEMISHQRDLIRQLESFIQN, from the coding sequence ATGAAAACATTAAAGCAAATTATCGATACAAAAAATATTAAGAAGCTACTGACAATTGCCCCAACTCAAACTGTCATTGAAGCACTTATAGTTATGGCAGAATATAAAATTGGTGCTTTGTTAGTGACAGAAAAAGATAAGATGGTGGGAATCATTTCCGAAAGAGATTATGCTAGGGAAATCATTCTTCATAAAAAATCATCAAAAGAAACCCTGGTCAAAGATATTATGACCAAAAAAGTTTTATCTCTTCAGCCCTCGGATTCATTTGAGAAAGGTTTAGAGGTAATGTCAGAGAAAAAAATTCGTCATATCCCTGTTCTTAAAGGAAATGAAATTATTGGCATGGTTTCGCAAGGCGACCTTGTCAAAGAAATGATCAGTCACCAAAGAGATTTAATTAGACAACTTGAAAGCTTCATTCAAAATTAA
- a CDS encoding YebC/PmpR family DNA-binding transcriptional regulator, whose amino-acid sequence MAGHSKWANIQHRKGRQDAKRGKIFTKLVKEITVAARLSGGDINFNPRLRSAVTTAKEQSMPAENITRAIKKGTGELEGVNYEEIRYEGYGISGVAIIIDCLTDNKVRAVADVRHALSKNGGNLGTDGSVSFLFKHCGSIFFAPIDDSEALMDEAINLGADDVIINDDKSIEIITAPNDFTKINEGLEKLGFKKELAELTMKAENEINLRGDDASRMQKILDILEDLDDVQEVYTNANFED is encoded by the coding sequence ATGGCAGGGCATTCAAAGTGGGCAAATATTCAGCATCGTAAGGGAAGACAGGACGCTAAGAGAGGAAAAATTTTTACGAAGTTAGTTAAGGAGATTACTGTCGCTGCAAGGTTAAGTGGAGGAGATATTAATTTTAATCCGAGATTAAGGTCTGCAGTCACAACTGCTAAAGAACAAAGTATGCCAGCTGAAAATATTACAAGGGCAATAAAAAAAGGAACTGGAGAATTAGAAGGCGTTAATTACGAAGAGATTAGGTATGAAGGTTATGGCATCAGTGGTGTAGCAATTATTATTGATTGTTTAACAGACAATAAAGTGCGTGCAGTAGCTGATGTGAGGCACGCTTTATCAAAAAATGGGGGCAACCTTGGTACTGATGGATCTGTTTCATTTTTATTCAAACATTGTGGCAGTATCTTCTTTGCTCCCATAGATGATAGTGAAGCACTCATGGATGAAGCAATTAATTTAGGGGCAGATGATGTCATTATTAATGATGATAAAAGTATTGAGATTATTACCGCTCCAAATGACTTTACTAAAATAAATGAAGGACTTGAAAAATTAGGTTTTAAAAAAGAATTAGCTGAGTTAACAATGAAGGCAGAAAATGAAATAAATTTAAGAGGTGATGACGCTTCGAGGATGCAAAAAATATTAGATATTTTAGAGGATTTAGATGATGTTCAGGAAGTCTATACAAATGCAAATTTTGAAGATTAA
- the ruvC gene encoding crossover junction endodeoxyribonuclease RuvC: protein MNTILGIDPGLRVTGYGVIHQEKQNFIYESSGTIKTAKQDLDLAARIKIIVKGIDEVIEKFSPSIVAIEKVFVNTNPQSTLLLGQARGAAIASIVSKDINIFEYTALQIKKSVVGNGHADKLQVQTMVQRLLKLPSLPGPDSGDALACAICHANISDSLGRLGVGNRMKSGRII from the coding sequence TTGAATACGATCTTAGGCATTGATCCTGGATTAAGAGTAACTGGCTATGGTGTTATTCATCAGGAGAAACAAAATTTTATATATGAATCAAGTGGAACAATCAAAACGGCTAAACAAGATCTTGATCTAGCTGCAAGGATTAAAATTATAGTTAAAGGGATTGATGAGGTGATTGAAAAGTTTAGCCCTAGTATTGTTGCAATTGAAAAAGTGTTCGTAAATACTAACCCTCAGTCTACGCTTTTACTTGGTCAGGCTCGAGGTGCTGCAATAGCATCAATTGTATCTAAAGACATTAATATTTTCGAGTATACAGCTCTACAAATCAAAAAATCTGTAGTAGGGAATGGCCATGCAGATAAACTTCAAGTGCAGACGATGGTGCAAAGGTTACTAAAGTTACCTTCACTACCTGGACCAGATTCAGGCGATGCACTCGCTTGTGCTATTTGTCATGCTAATATTAGTGATTCACTTGGAAGGCTAGGGGTAGGTAACCGAATGAAATCAGGCAGAATAATATGA
- the ruvA gene encoding Holliday junction branch migration protein RuvA — MIGRIQGKILEKIPPYILIDCNGVGYEIEVPMTTFYDLPEVGSDVVLLTHFLVREDAQLLFGFATDQERIIFRKLLKVNGIGAKASLSILGGMTVNELTHSIQTQDVNSLTKIPGVGKKTAERLILELKDKISDTEFATSKNQGSSELSDIQNALFALGYNQKDILTVTKDLDENVSVNDGIKQALKLLSN, encoded by the coding sequence ATGATTGGACGTATTCAAGGTAAAATTTTAGAAAAAATTCCCCCATATATCTTAATTGACTGTAATGGCGTAGGTTATGAAATAGAGGTCCCGATGACAACCTTTTATGATTTGCCAGAAGTTGGGAGTGATGTGGTACTGCTGACACATTTTCTTGTCAGAGAAGACGCACAATTATTATTTGGTTTCGCAACAGATCAAGAAAGGATAATCTTTAGAAAATTGCTAAAAGTTAATGGTATTGGTGCTAAAGCGTCATTATCAATTTTAGGTGGAATGACAGTCAATGAGTTGACGCATTCGATTCAAACCCAAGATGTAAATTCATTAACAAAGATACCAGGTGTTGGGAAAAAAACAGCGGAAAGATTAATTTTGGAACTTAAAGACAAAATCTCAGATACAGAGTTTGCGACCTCAAAAAATCAAGGATCATCTGAATTAAGTGACATTCAAAATGCTTTATTTGCCCTGGGATATAATCAGAAAGATATATTAACAGTAACAAAAGATTTAGATGAAAATGTCTCAGTAAATGATGGGATCAAACAGGCTTTAAAATTATTATCAAATTAA